The following proteins come from a genomic window of Nitratidesulfovibrio sp.:
- a CDS encoding ABC transporter ATP-binding protein, whose amino-acid sequence MPQHDEILLDISDLRVQFHTDTGLVKAVEGLNLRLRKGEALGLAGETGAGKTTTALAIMQIIASPPGRIASGSIHFEGKDMLALSEEEKRHVRGGKISMIFQDPMTSLNPVLPVQEQIAEMVRLHNAVTEAEALDKARDMLGLVGIRPERGGDYPHQFSGGMKQRVVIAIALACNPSLLIADEPTTALDVTIQAQVLEVMRELKQHYNTATILISHDLGVIAELCDSVAVMYAGRIVETADAKSLYANPLHPYTQGLFQSIPDLTKNVKRLFSLPGLPPDPTDLPAGCCFSPRCEHADDTCRNMQPELREITAGHFAACFKAA is encoded by the coding sequence ATGCCGCAACACGACGAAATTCTTTTGGACATCAGTGACCTGCGTGTCCAGTTCCATACGGACACGGGCCTCGTGAAGGCCGTCGAAGGTCTCAACCTGCGCCTGCGCAAGGGAGAGGCCCTGGGCCTGGCGGGAGAGACGGGCGCGGGAAAGACCACCACCGCCCTTGCGATCATGCAGATCATCGCCTCGCCCCCCGGCCGGATAGCCAGCGGCAGCATTCACTTCGAGGGAAAGGACATGCTGGCGCTGTCCGAAGAGGAAAAGCGGCATGTCCGGGGCGGAAAGATATCCATGATATTTCAGGACCCCATGACCTCGCTGAACCCCGTGCTGCCGGTGCAGGAGCAGATCGCCGAAATGGTGCGCCTGCACAATGCCGTGACCGAGGCCGAGGCGCTCGACAAGGCCCGAGACATGCTGGGGCTGGTGGGCATCCGTCCGGAAAGGGGAGGGGATTACCCGCACCAGTTCAGCGGCGGCATGAAGCAGCGGGTCGTGATCGCCATCGCGCTTGCCTGCAACCCCTCGCTGCTGATCGCCGATGAACCCACCACCGCCCTCGACGTGACCATCCAGGCGCAAGTTCTGGAAGTCATGCGCGAACTGAAACAGCATTACAACACCGCGACCATCCTCATCAGCCACGACCTCGGCGTCATCGCCGAATTGTGCGATTCGGTGGCCGTCATGTACGCCGGGCGCATAGTCGAGACGGCGGACGCGAAAAGCCTGTACGCCAATCCGCTGCATCCTTATACGCAGGGGCTTTTCCAGTCCATTCCCGACCTGACGAAGAATGTGAAGCGCCTTTTCTCCCTGCCGGGGCTTCCGCCCGACCCCACCGATCTGCCTGCCGGCTGCTGCTTTTCCCCGCGCTGCGAGCATGCTGACGATACGTGCAGGAACATGCAGCCCGAATTGCGCGAAATAACGGCGGGGCATTTCGCGGCCTGCTTCAAGGCCGCCTGA